Proteins co-encoded in one Salvelinus fontinalis isolate EN_2023a unplaced genomic scaffold, ASM2944872v1 scaffold_0827, whole genome shotgun sequence genomic window:
- the LOC129847405 gene encoding endonuclease domain-containing 1 protein-like, with product MCWVKKFSDVPQCQKFFLEETTPNLPGILVGGKVQDQNRYKPICQLFNNIYRFATLYDTTNRIPVFSAYTFTGPPTDPRPNQPWMIEPQLNGVNNSPEMKMMGEHYQHQAGNYDYSNSIQNKGVNRGHLFPNSHAHDLDTQKSTFTLTNIVPQVVSFNDGSWKEMERNVREKLMTDCFSNNRKIKAYVVTGAVPSKSNTMKNALNNTLKNALNDRVNIPDLMWTAYCCLNKKKKWMAEAHWGWNKKVKRKTLKPETLGALEKMLNQFHHGGRVQVFPKDCPRGPKPTITSNPPSWKNSLQIISSTVRNLYNSMMNRIG from the exons TGAAGAAGTTCAGTGATGTTCCACAGTGCCAGAAGTTCTTCCTGGAGGAGACAACTCCAAATCTCCCAGGTATTTTGGTTGGTGGGAAAGTCCAGGACCAGAACCGCTACAAGCCGATCTGCCAGTTGTTCAACAACATCTACAGGTTTGCAACTCTCTACGACACGACCAACAGGATCCCTGTGTTCTCAGCCTACACCTTCACTGGTCCTCCTACAGACCCCAGACCAAATCAACCCTGGATGATAGAGCCCCAG CTCAACGGGGTAAACAACAGCCCTGAAATGAAGATGATGGGAGAACACTATCAACACCAGGCTGGGAACTACGACTATAGTAACTCAATACAAAATAAAGGGGTGAACAGAGGTCACCTCTTCCCAAATTCACATGCTCATGACCTTGATACTCAGAAGTCCACCTTTACCCTGACCAACATCGTTCCCCAGGTGGTGTCCTTCAACGATGGCAGCTGGAAGGAAATGGAGAGAAATGTCAGAGAAAAGCTGATGACGGACTGTTTTAGTAACAACAGGAAGATAAAGGCCTATGTGGTGACTGGAGCGGTGCCCAGTAAGAGCAACACAATGAAGAACGCATTGAACAACACACTGAAGAACGCACTGAACGACCGAGTGAACATCCCAGATCTCATGTGGACAGCCTACTGCTGTTTGAACAAGAAGAAAAAGTGGATGGCCGAAGCACACTGGGGGTGGAACAAGAAGGTAAAGAGGAAAACATTGAAACCAGAAACCTTGGGAGCACTCGAAAAGATGTTGAACCAATTTCACCATGGTGGTCGTGTCCAGGTGTTCCCCAAGGATTGTCCAAGAGGTCCTAAACCGACCATTACCTCTAACCCACCCAGTTGGAAGAATTCTCTTCAAATCATTTCTTCCACAGTCAGGAATCTTTACAATTCCATGATGAATAGAATTGGATGA